A section of the Mergibacter septicus genome encodes:
- a CDS encoding phosphoribosyltransferase encodes MKFFIDKNNCVKIESEKPQQILQYKWEVDANLYSIIKRKKEKRRAGRPLGDNCPMLYALKKSDGLFSDEETIKKLFLYARNSIKDHFKSNFPFDTVIVIPSKHNIGYKLAKIIGELYKVHIVTDYLMKNTPQDAIDEIINNPHINSAIKQRIKTAIQRDMKNLTIKGLTPKDRIYIPILSVKKVSLPTNISNVLLIDDVYTSGTTLKRAKTLIEQYSPQVISISALTLFSPLSKKYV; translated from the coding sequence ATGAAATTTTTTATTGATAAAAATAATTGTGTAAAAATTGAATCTGAGAAGCCTCAACAAATACTACAATATAAGTGGGAGGTAGATGCAAATCTTTACTCAATTATAAAAAGGAAAAAAGAAAAAAGAAGAGCAGGTCGCCCTTTAGGAGATAATTGCCCAATGTTATATGCCTTAAAGAAAAGTGATGGATTATTTTCTGATGAGGAAACTATTAAAAAATTATTTTTGTATGCACGAAATAGTATAAAAGACCATTTTAAATCTAATTTTCCATTTGATACTGTAATTGTAATACCTTCTAAGCATAATATCGGCTATAAATTAGCAAAGATTATAGGAGAACTATATAAAGTTCATATAGTTACAGATTATCTAATGAAAAATACTCCCCAAGACGCTATTGATGAAATTATAAATAATCCCCATATTAATTCAGCTATTAAACAGCGGATAAAAACAGCTATTCAAAGAGATATGAAAAATCTAACTATTAAAGGATTAACCCCCAAAGATAGAATATATATCCCAATTTTAAGTGTAAAAAAGGTTAGTCTTCCTACAAATATTAGCAATGTTCTACTCATTGATGATGTTTATACTTCTGGCACAACCTTAAAGCGAGCAAAAACATTGATTGAACAATATTCACCACAAGTTATCAGTATTTCTGCATTAACACTATTTAGCCCACTATCCAAAAAATATGTTTGA
- a CDS encoding type II toxin-antitoxin system HicB family antitoxin, with protein MLYPIGIEMGDEKHAFSVIVPDIPGCFSAGDTLEEAFTNAKEAIAFHIAGMLEDGEEIPLPTDLQLHMNNKEYEGFTFSVVDVDLTHLMGKTEKINITLPSLLLHKIDSFVATHPEYKNRSNFLAKIATEKVLA; from the coding sequence ATGTTATATCCAATTGGAATTGAAATGGGTGATGAAAAACACGCTTTTAGTGTTATTGTACCTGATATTCCGGGTTGCTTTTCTGCAGGCGATACATTGGAAGAAGCCTTTACAAATGCAAAAGAAGCAATAGCTTTTCATATTGCAGGTATGCTTGAGGACGGTGAAGAAATCCCATTGCCAACAGACCTACAACTACATATGAATAACAAAGAATATGAAGGATTTACCTTTAGCGTGGTAGATGTTGATCTAACTCATTTAATGGGAAAAACAGAAAAAATTAATATAACCTTGCCATCATTGCTGCTCCATAAAATTGACAGCTTTGTTGCAACTCACCCAGAATATAAAAACCGCAGCAACTTTTTAGCCAAAATCGCCACAGAAAAAGTATTAGCATAA
- a CDS encoding type II toxin-antitoxin system HicA family toxin, which yields MNSATLMKLIEEDGWFLVSIKGSHHQFKHPIKKGRVTIPHPKKDLHIKTVNSILKQARLK from the coding sequence GTGAACAGTGCAACGTTAATGAAACTAATTGAGGAAGATGGCTGGTTTCTTGTATCAATAAAAGGAAGTCATCATCAATTCAAACACCCTATAAAAAAAGGACGTGTTACTATCCCTCATCCGAAAAAGGATTTACATATAAAAACAGTAAATTCAATCTTAAAACAAGCAAGGCTAAAATAG
- the hemB gene encoding porphobilinogen synthase, which translates to MTQQIFSHFPARRLRRMRKHDFSRRLMAENQLTVNDLIYPVFIIEGENQREAVPSMPKVERLTLDQLLLEAELLVKYGIPMIALFPVVPQHKKSLMAEEAYNPEGLVQRAVRVLKAKFPQLGVMTDVALDPFTTHGQDGIIDQDNYVLNDLTTEILVKQALSHAAAGADVVAPSDMMDGRIGAIRQALEQQGHINTLIMAYSAKYASAFYGPFRDAVGSSSNLKGGNKFTYQLDPANGDEGLQEVAFDLQEGADMVMVKPGLPYLDLVWRVKQHFGVPTFAYQVSGEYAMQMAAIQNGWLQEKATILEGLLCFKRAGADGILTYFAKQVAEWLYQEKQQQ; encoded by the coding sequence ATGACCCAACAAATATTTTCACACTTCCCAGCTCGCCGTTTACGCCGTATGCGTAAACACGACTTTAGCCGCCGTTTAATGGCAGAAAATCAGCTTACCGTCAATGATCTAATCTATCCCGTATTTATTATTGAAGGCGAAAATCAACGAGAAGCGGTTCCTTCAATGCCAAAGGTAGAACGCTTAACCCTCGATCAACTCCTGCTTGAAGCGGAATTACTGGTTAAATATGGCATACCAATGATCGCTTTATTCCCTGTGGTACCACAACACAAAAAATCACTGATGGCAGAAGAAGCCTATAATCCAGAAGGTCTAGTCCAACGTGCGGTCAGAGTTTTAAAAGCGAAGTTTCCTCAATTAGGGGTAATGACCGATGTAGCCCTCGACCCTTTCACCACCCACGGACAAGATGGAATTATCGATCAAGATAACTATGTTTTAAACGACCTCACCACTGAAATTTTGGTTAAACAAGCCCTTTCTCACGCCGCCGCTGGTGCTGATGTTGTTGCACCAAGCGATATGATGGACGGCAGAATTGGTGCAATCCGCCAAGCCCTCGAACAACAAGGGCATATCAACACCTTGATAATGGCGTATTCAGCCAAATATGCCTCAGCGTTTTACGGCCCTTTCCGTGATGCAGTTGGATCTTCAAGTAACCTAAAAGGTGGTAATAAATTCACCTACCAGCTTGACCCAGCCAATGGCGATGAAGGCTTACAAGAAGTCGCTTTTGATCTACAAGAAGGGGCGGATATGGTGATGGTAAAACCGGGGTTACCTTATCTTGATCTTGTCTGGCGTGTAAAACAGCATTTTGGTGTCCCAACTTTTGCCTACCAAGTATCTGGCGAATATGCAATGCAAATGGCAGCAATCCAAAACGGCTGGTTACAAGAAAAAGCAACCATTCTAGAAGGTTTACTCTGTTTTAAACGAGCTGGTGCAGACGGAATTTTAACCTACTTTGCTAAGCAAGTCGCAGAATGGTTATACCAAGAAAAACAGCAACAATAA
- the tatC gene encoding Sec-independent protein translocase subunit TatC — MSSVDESQPLISHLVELRNRLLKSLVCVLIVFCGLVYFANNIYHLIAEPLIHQLPNGATMIATNVVAPFFTPIKLTLITAVFLSIPYILYQIWAFVAPALYKHEKRLIYPLLVSSTLLFYIGVAFAYYIVFPLVFGFLTKTAPQGVAIATDITSYLDFVLTLFLAFGICFEVPVAIILLCWSGITTPQDLASKRSYILVAAFVIGMLLTPPDIFSQTLLAVPMYLLFEIGVFCARFYTKEQETEQQETSASENKIRPDIKE; from the coding sequence ATGAGTTCAGTTGATGAATCCCAACCGCTAATTAGCCACCTTGTTGAATTACGCAACCGCCTATTGAAAAGTTTAGTATGTGTGTTAATCGTATTTTGTGGCTTAGTCTATTTTGCCAATAATATTTACCATTTAATCGCCGAACCTTTAATTCATCAACTGCCGAATGGTGCAACAATGATTGCTACCAATGTCGTTGCCCCATTTTTTACTCCAATAAAATTGACCCTTATCACAGCGGTTTTTCTGTCGATTCCCTATATTCTGTATCAAATATGGGCATTTGTCGCCCCAGCATTATATAAGCACGAAAAACGCCTAATTTATCCATTATTGGTTTCTAGTACGCTACTTTTTTATATCGGCGTTGCCTTTGCTTATTATATTGTCTTCCCACTGGTATTTGGCTTTTTGACTAAAACTGCTCCACAAGGGGTAGCGATTGCAACCGATATTACCAGTTACCTCGATTTTGTGCTCACCCTCTTTTTAGCCTTTGGGATCTGCTTTGAAGTACCTGTGGCAATTATCTTATTATGTTGGAGTGGTATCACCACCCCACAAGATCTTGCTAGCAAACGTTCTTATATCTTAGTTGCCGCTTTTGTGATTGGAATGTTACTCACACCACCTGATATATTCTCACAAACCCTGTTAGCGGTACCAATGTACCTCCTGTTTGAAATTGGCGTATTTTGTGCAAGGTTTTATACCAAAGAGCAAGAAACAGAACAGCAAGAAACTTCAGCAAGCGAAAATAAAATTAGACCAGACATCAAGGAATAA
- the tatB gene encoding Sec-independent protein translocase protein TatB, with translation MFDIGFSELLLIFVIGLIVLGPQKLPIAIRTVVSWIRALRNMATNVQNELAQELKLQELQDSIKKAEALNVTKFAPELAKTVEDLKASAAKMQSELHQQGKALTTQLEPNNATPTQTSAERPQADTQAENAEEDDSQLTFETATESQLDLSSYDPLADPAGESPVSETVSLKLEQASSQANNLSSNSTNNKQQSTHQQSSSS, from the coding sequence GTGTTTGATATAGGTTTTTCTGAGTTACTGCTGATTTTTGTGATTGGCTTAATCGTCTTAGGGCCACAAAAATTACCTATTGCTATTCGTACTGTTGTTAGTTGGATTCGAGCCTTACGCAATATGGCAACAAATGTCCAAAACGAATTGGCACAGGAATTAAAATTACAAGAGTTGCAAGACAGCATAAAAAAAGCGGAAGCATTGAATGTAACGAAATTTGCCCCTGAGTTAGCCAAAACCGTTGAGGATCTCAAAGCCTCAGCGGCGAAAATGCAAAGTGAGTTACATCAGCAAGGAAAAGCCCTAACCACACAGTTAGAGCCAAATAACGCAACACCAACTCAGACATCAGCAGAGAGACCACAGGCGGATACCCAAGCAGAAAATGCGGAAGAAGATGATAGCCAACTAACATTTGAAACCGCAACAGAGTCCCAACTCGATCTCAGTAGTTATGATCCGCTTGCTGATCCTGCAGGGGAATCGCCAGTAAGTGAAACGGTTAGCCTCAAGCTCGAACAGGCAAGCAGTCAGGCGAATAACCTTAGTAGTAACTCAACCAACAACAAACAGCAAAGCACTCACCAACAGAGTAGTAGCAGTTAA
- the tatA gene encoding Sec-independent protein translocase subunit TatA has protein sequence MGGVSIWQLLIIVLIVVLLFGTKKLKNLGSDLGESVKGFKKAMSDDNGDKDANFKPLENDSSKNQHQAQATKDKEQA, from the coding sequence ATGGGTGGTGTCAGCATTTGGCAATTACTAATCATCGTATTAATCGTAGTATTACTTTTTGGAACTAAAAAACTGAAAAATTTAGGCTCAGACTTAGGTGAATCGGTTAAAGGTTTCAAAAAAGCAATGAGTGATGATAATGGTGATAAAGATGCCAACTTCAAACCATTAGAAAATGATTCAAGCAAAAATCAACATCAAGCCCAAGCAACGAAAGATAAAGAGCAGGCATAA
- the ubiB gene encoding ubiquinone biosynthesis regulatory protein kinase UbiB produces MNLKQCYRFYTIVKVLLQYGLDELIPAKPFTRSIRLARRLFFWIRPQHQDQALGIRLRLALQTLGPIWIKFGQMLSTRRDLFSAEMADQLALLQDQVEPFDGEIARREIEQALGGDLSQWFDDFNPQVLASASIAQVHTAKFNANQPEAGQEVVIKVIRPAIRPIIEADIALMYKLARLIPRLSEQGRRLRAEEVVREYEKTLLAELDLCQEMANAVQLRRNFAQSEMLYIPKMYEQFCRQNVIVMERIYGISVSDIEGLKQNGTNMQLLAERGVQVFFTQVFRDSFFHADMHAGNIFVSYQHPENPQYIGIDCGIVGSLNQEDKRYLAENFLAFFNRDYHRVAQLHIDSGWVPADTNVQELEQAFRVVCEPIFAKPLAEISFGQVLLNLFNTARRFQMEVQPQLVLLQKTLLYIEGLGRQLYPQLDLWQTAKPFLQQWLNDQIGVKAMYRNLQEKMPYFRAHFADLPEALYQALQQQSVISQQLHQINQRLQQQAKAEQRQRYCLVLTTLLWLGTLSKIEQLPLWLSLSGFILGGIFALLGLKKQK; encoded by the coding sequence ATGAATTTAAAACAGTGTTACCGTTTCTATACCATTGTTAAAGTCCTGTTACAGTATGGCTTAGATGAACTGATTCCTGCAAAACCTTTTACACGCTCAATCCGTCTTGCTCGCCGTCTATTTTTCTGGATTCGTCCTCAGCACCAAGATCAGGCATTAGGTATTCGCTTACGTTTAGCATTACAAACACTAGGTCCAATCTGGATCAAGTTTGGACAAATGCTATCGACTCGCCGTGATCTCTTTTCCGCTGAAATGGCAGATCAGCTCGCCCTCTTACAAGATCAAGTTGAACCTTTTGATGGCGAAATAGCTCGCCGAGAGATCGAACAAGCCTTAGGAGGGGATCTTTCCCAATGGTTTGATGATTTTAATCCGCAAGTGTTAGCTTCCGCTTCCATTGCACAGGTACATACCGCTAAATTTAATGCCAACCAACCAGAAGCAGGGCAAGAGGTGGTGATTAAAGTGATCCGCCCAGCAATCAGACCGATTATTGAAGCGGATATTGCCTTAATGTATAAATTAGCACGCTTAATCCCACGTTTATCCGAACAAGGACGACGCTTACGAGCAGAAGAAGTGGTACGAGAGTATGAAAAAACTTTGCTTGCTGAATTGGATTTATGCCAAGAAATGGCAAATGCCGTGCAGTTGCGGCGTAATTTTGCCCAGAGTGAAATGCTGTATATTCCCAAAATGTATGAACAGTTTTGTCGGCAAAATGTAATCGTGATGGAACGGATTTACGGTATTTCAGTGTCGGATATTGAAGGCTTAAAACAAAATGGCACCAATATGCAATTACTGGCAGAACGTGGCGTGCAAGTCTTTTTCACCCAAGTGTTTCGGGATAGTTTCTTTCACGCAGATATGCACGCAGGCAATATCTTTGTGAGTTATCAGCACCCTGAAAACCCACAATATATCGGCATAGATTGTGGGATTGTCGGTAGCTTAAACCAAGAAGATAAACGCTATCTTGCCGAAAATTTTCTTGCCTTTTTCAACCGAGATTATCATCGAGTGGCACAGCTACATATTGATTCAGGTTGGGTACCTGCGGATACCAATGTACAAGAACTCGAACAAGCCTTCCGTGTAGTGTGTGAACCGATTTTTGCCAAACCCCTTGCAGAAATCTCTTTTGGGCAAGTGTTACTCAATCTATTTAACACCGCACGCCGTTTTCAAATGGAAGTACAACCACAACTGGTACTGCTACAAAAAACCTTACTCTATATTGAAGGACTAGGGCGACAACTTTACCCTCAACTTGATCTTTGGCAAACCGCCAAACCGTTTTTACAACAATGGCTTAATGATCAAATTGGGGTGAAAGCAATGTATCGCAATTTGCAAGAAAAAATGCCTTATTTTCGAGCCCATTTTGCTGACTTGCCAGAAGCACTGTATCAAGCCTTGCAACAACAAAGTGTGATTAGCCAACAATTACACCAGATCAACCAACGTTTACAGCAACAAGCGAAAGCCGAACAACGCCAGCGTTACTGTTTAGTGCTAACAACTTTATTATGGCTTGGCACATTAAGCAAAATCGAACAACTCCCCCTATGGCTAAGCCTCAGTGGCTTCATTTTGGGCGGAATATTTGCCTTATTAGGACTAAAAAAACAAAAATAA
- a CDS encoding ubiquinone biosynthesis accessory factor UbiJ gives MTATDPLATTLLLPSFLTGTAEKITNYLLARTPEREKWLRPLNGKVLALSIKPQPSTQAELAKIATQENATAKTVPLAYLLFSSQRLDIFSHYQGEVDCHVQLERQLLQQICVGKIPKKQDLSQLLNQQQIILEGDLQLLQQVIALFEAIEKDPAELLSPYFGDVATHLAQRFFQQGRTLIEKNLHQAQRHWGERLTEEWQLLAPRLALVDFADQVEELAEQVEQLEQKIACLSQANNSF, from the coding sequence ATGACAGCAACAGATCCACTTGCCACGACATTGTTACTGCCGAGTTTCTTAACAGGAACGGCAGAAAAAATTACTAATTACCTGTTAGCACGCACGCCAGAACGAGAAAAATGGTTACGGCCTCTAAATGGAAAAGTGCTTGCCCTTAGCATTAAACCACAACCCTCAACCCAAGCTGAATTAGCAAAAATTGCAACACAAGAGAATGCAACAGCAAAAACAGTACCACTTGCCTATCTTCTCTTTTCTAGCCAACGTTTGGATATTTTTTCCCATTATCAAGGGGAAGTGGATTGCCACGTTCAGCTTGAACGCCAACTGTTACAACAAATCTGTGTAGGCAAAATACCGAAAAAACAGGATTTATCGCAACTACTCAACCAACAACAGATTATTCTTGAAGGAGATTTGCAACTGTTACAACAGGTTATCGCACTGTTTGAAGCGATTGAAAAAGATCCTGCAGAGTTACTTTCACCCTACTTCGGTGATGTTGCTACTCATCTTGCCCAACGTTTTTTTCAGCAAGGGCGAACATTAATCGAAAAAAATTTACACCAAGCCCAACGCCATTGGGGAGAACGGCTAACCGAAGAATGGCAGCTGCTTGCCCCTCGCTTAGCCTTAGTTGATTTTGCCGATCAAGTTGAGGAATTAGCCGAACAGGTCGAGCAACTTGAACAAAAAATTGCTTGCTTATCCCAAGCTAACAACTCATTTTGA
- the ubiE gene encoding bifunctional demethylmenaquinone methyltransferase/2-methoxy-6-polyprenyl-1,4-benzoquinol methylase UbiE produces MPSAENSTIIAPESETNQATEETTHFGFKTVAKAEKQRLVANVFHSVADKYDLMNDLLSFGIHRLWKRYTIDCSGVRKGQKVLDLAGGTGDFSAKFSRMVGSEGWVILADINDSMLQVGREKLRNLGVVGNIDYIQANAECLPFADNTFDCIIISFGLRNVTDKEKALRSMYRVLKPGGRLLVLEFSKPILDPLSKLYNFYSFNILPKIGEVVVNDSESYRYLAESIRMHPDQNSLKTMMDEAGFEHTDYTNLSAGIVALHRGYKF; encoded by the coding sequence ATGCCGAGTGCAGAAAATTCAACGATAATTGCACCAGAGAGTGAAACGAACCAAGCCACAGAAGAAACCACCCATTTTGGTTTTAAAACCGTTGCCAAAGCGGAAAAACAACGCTTGGTGGCGAATGTATTTCATTCGGTTGCGGATAAATATGATCTGATGAACGATCTACTTTCTTTTGGGATTCACCGCCTATGGAAACGTTATACCATTGATTGTAGCGGAGTACGCAAAGGGCAGAAAGTGCTAGATCTTGCTGGTGGTACAGGGGATTTTAGTGCCAAATTCTCACGAATGGTCGGCAGCGAAGGATGGGTTATTCTGGCAGATATTAATGATTCAATGCTACAAGTGGGGCGAGAAAAATTACGTAACCTAGGGGTGGTAGGCAACATAGATTATATACAAGCCAATGCTGAATGTTTGCCATTTGCGGACAATACCTTTGATTGCATTATCATCAGTTTTGGCTTACGCAATGTTACCGATAAAGAGAAAGCCTTACGTTCAATGTATCGAGTGTTAAAACCGGGTGGCAGATTGTTAGTGTTAGAATTTTCTAAACCGATTTTAGATCCACTTAGCAAGCTATATAACTTCTATTCTTTCAATATCTTACCTAAAATTGGTGAGGTGGTGGTGAATGATAGTGAAAGCTATCGCTATCTCGCTGAGTCAATTCGTATGCACCCAGATCAAAACAGCTTAAAAACAATGATGGACGAAGCAGGTTTTGAGCATACGGATTACACCAACCTCAGTGCAGGGATTGTTGCATTACATCGTGGTTACAAATTTTAA
- a CDS encoding aminoacyl-histidine dipeptidase has translation MTDLQHLQPKLVWQWFERICQIPHPSYHEQALAQYIVDWAKEKQLWVERDQVGNILIRKPATAGMEDCQTVALQAHLDMVPQANSTTEHNFTTDPIQPYVDGEWVKAKGTTLGADNGIGLASCLAVLDSQDLAHPRLEVLLTMTEETGMIGASGLQPNWLESEVMINTDTEQEGEIYIGCAGGEDADLSYPIEWQDCTDTTEQQAFQLALTGLKGGHSGAEIHLGRGNAIKLLVSILTALQGKVRFKLAEIKGGTIRNAIPREAFATLVIATSDQAKFTQALNQLNSDLMTEWQLAEPNLSLTIIQTALPQRTFSEQSSQTTLAFLNSLPNGVIRYSDQLPDVVETSLSCGVLTTTTTAVEVVILVRSLHTIGLDRVATILGSISQLAGAKLTLSNRYAGWNPNANAPIVKLTQQLYQQILGRDCAVKVIHAGLECGLINQAYPTMEMVSIGPTILGAHSPDERCHIPAVATYWQLLTRLLATIPSKK, from the coding sequence ATGACAGACTTACAACATCTACAACCTAAATTAGTATGGCAATGGTTTGAACGGATTTGCCAAATTCCTCACCCTTCATACCACGAACAAGCCCTTGCTCAATATATTGTGGATTGGGCGAAAGAAAAACAACTTTGGGTGGAACGAGATCAGGTAGGGAATATCCTAATTCGTAAACCGGCAACGGCAGGTATGGAAGATTGCCAAACCGTTGCATTACAAGCCCATCTAGATATGGTGCCACAAGCAAATAGCACCACCGAACATAATTTTACCACCGATCCGATTCAACCCTATGTTGACGGAGAATGGGTAAAAGCCAAAGGGACAACTTTAGGAGCGGATAATGGCATTGGCTTAGCTTCTTGTTTAGCGGTATTAGACAGCCAAGATCTTGCTCACCCTCGCTTAGAAGTGCTACTCACTATGACCGAAGAAACGGGAATGATTGGAGCAAGTGGCTTACAACCAAATTGGTTAGAAAGCGAAGTAATGATCAATACCGATACCGAACAAGAAGGCGAAATTTATATTGGTTGTGCAGGGGGGGAAGATGCCGATTTAAGCTATCCGATTGAATGGCAAGATTGCACCGATACTACCGAGCAACAAGCTTTTCAACTTGCGTTAACGGGCTTAAAAGGCGGGCATTCAGGAGCGGAAATCCACCTTGGACGAGGCAATGCGATTAAATTACTGGTCAGCATTCTTACTGCATTACAAGGGAAAGTGAGATTTAAACTGGCAGAAATTAAAGGGGGAACAATCCGCAATGCGATTCCTCGAGAAGCTTTTGCTACACTGGTGATTGCCACTTCAGATCAGGCAAAATTCACGCAAGCCCTCAACCAATTAAATAGCGATTTAATGACAGAATGGCAACTGGCTGAACCAAATCTCAGTTTAACCATTATCCAAACAGCATTACCACAACGTACTTTTTCCGAGCAGAGTAGTCAAACCACGCTTGCCTTCCTCAATAGCTTACCTAATGGTGTGATACGTTACAGCGATCAACTGCCAGATGTTGTGGAAACTTCCCTTAGTTGTGGTGTATTAACGACCACAACGACAGCCGTTGAAGTGGTGATTTTAGTCCGTTCTCTCCATACAATTGGCTTGGATCGAGTTGCAACAATCTTAGGTTCAATTAGCCAATTAGCTGGGGCAAAATTAACCTTATCTAATCGCTATGCAGGTTGGAATCCAAATGCGAATGCACCAATTGTCAAATTAACGCAACAGCTTTATCAACAAATCCTTGGTAGAGATTGTGCGGTCAAAGTTATCCACGCTGGTTTAGAGTGCGGTTTAATCAATCAAGCCTACCCAACGATGGAAATGGTTTCAATCGGACCAACGATCTTAGGAGCACATTCTCCCGATGAACGTTGCCATATCCCAGCAGTTGCAACTTATTGGCAACTATTAACCAGATTATTAGCGACAATCCCTAGTAAAAAGTAG
- the gpt gene encoding xanthine phosphoribosyltransferase yields MTEKYVVTWDMFQMHARKLSERLLPASQWKGIIAVSRGGLFPAAVIARELGIRHVETVCIASYDHDQQNELKVLHRAEGDGEGFIVVDDLVDTGNTARAIREMYPKAHFVTVFAKPAGAPLVDDYVIDIPQNTWIEQPWDMGITFVPPLSRK; encoded by the coding sequence ATGACTGAAAAATATGTAGTAACTTGGGATATGTTCCAAATGCACGCAAGAAAACTATCCGAGCGTTTATTGCCTGCTTCACAATGGAAAGGCATTATTGCTGTCAGTCGTGGTGGTTTATTTCCTGCGGCGGTAATTGCCCGTGAGTTAGGTATTCGCCACGTTGAAACTGTGTGTATCGCAAGTTACGATCACGATCAACAAAATGAATTAAAAGTGTTGCATCGTGCTGAGGGTGATGGTGAAGGCTTTATCGTAGTTGATGATCTGGTTGATACGGGAAACACTGCACGAGCAATTCGTGAAATGTATCCAAAAGCACACTTTGTTACCGTTTTTGCTAAGCCTGCCGGTGCTCCTTTAGTTGATGACTATGTGATTGATATTCCACAAAATACTTGGATTGAGCAACCTTGGGATATGGGAATTACTTTTGTTCCGCCACTTTCAAGAAAATAA
- a CDS encoding ferric reductase-like transmembrane domain-containing protein, translating to MKKLLQITAHLGAFLPLCWLIYALNFNLEQSFGTDPGKEIIHYLGWVAICLFIILFFFRIVDQIFQRNDLLILHRAIGLWALFWLTLHIVAYFLFELGFDFSLFIKEVTERFYLQIGLISAVLFLLIAISSIPFIRRKLGDNWFLLHQCSLIALVLAAVHYYLSLKSYDFYSVFFLASAAVFVLWKMIGRKLLKWLGLAY from the coding sequence ATGAAAAAATTATTGCAAATCACCGCCCATCTAGGAGCATTTTTACCGCTATGCTGGTTAATTTATGCACTTAATTTTAATTTGGAACAGAGTTTTGGTACCGATCCGGGGAAGGAAATTATCCACTATCTTGGCTGGGTGGCAATTTGTCTGTTTATCATCTTATTTTTCTTTCGGATAGTTGACCAAATTTTTCAACGTAATGATTTGCTTATTTTGCATCGGGCAATTGGATTATGGGCATTATTTTGGTTAACACTTCATATTGTGGCATATTTTTTATTTGAATTAGGTTTTGATTTTTCTTTATTTATCAAAGAAGTCACAGAACGTTTTTACCTACAAATAGGGCTTATTTCCGCCGTATTATTTCTACTGATTGCAATTTCCTCAATCCCTTTTATTCGGCGTAAATTAGGGGATAATTGGTTTTTATTACATCAATGTTCACTGATCGCATTGGTATTAGCTGCAGTGCATTATTATCTATCGCTAAAAAGTTATGACTTCTATTCAGTCTTTTTCTTAGCAAGTGCCGCCGTATTTGTATTATGGAAAATGATTGGTCGAAAATTATTGAAGTGGTTAGGTTTAGCCTATTAA